One segment of Acidobacteriota bacterium DNA contains the following:
- a CDS encoding NapC/NirT family cytochrome c, with translation MSEDREVSRKPPRLFRNFISLIGATIVAASLASILFLFLTEMLGARSKPYLGIFTYIVFPAVMIFGLVTVLAGMLIERRRRHRAGASGSSGLGTYPHIDLNDPRRRRSLMTFIVLMFVFIFVSAFGSYRAYEFTDSVVFCGQLCHAVMKPEFVAYQASPHARVKCVECHVGPGAGWYVKSKMSGAYQLYSVTFNKFPRPIPTPVHDLRPAQDTCEQCHWPEKFFGAQLKIFNRFGYDEKNTLNQTRMLINTGGGGASSGRVEGIHWHMNIANEITYISTDDQRQTIPWVRAKDHDGNITEYKTPDFQMSAAEIESAQKRRVDCVDCHNRPAHIYLPPDRAVDEALVGGRLDASLPFLKQQAVAALTTNYETTSEAVSGIASSLGDYYARNYPDVYASKRDSVNGAIEELQRIFQTYFFPEMKVDFRTHPNNIGHFYNLGCFRCHDGNHVSDAGKKIRTDCNICHTVLDQTQGETHLAVQKGAFQHPVDVGPLSGFKCTDCHEGAGAFKHPVDLGDISQFKCTDCHSGTKAEGKKIR, from the coding sequence ATGAGTGAAGACCGGGAGGTTTCCCGCAAGCCGCCTCGGCTGTTTCGCAACTTCATTAGTCTTATCGGGGCGACTATTGTTGCCGCAAGCCTCGCCAGCATCCTTTTCCTATTCCTCACCGAGATGCTTGGCGCAAGAAGCAAGCCCTATCTCGGAATATTCACCTACATCGTCTTTCCGGCCGTCATGATTTTCGGTTTGGTGACTGTACTCGCCGGTATGCTAATCGAGCGGCGACGTCGCCACAGGGCCGGCGCGTCAGGGTCGTCAGGCTTGGGGACTTACCCACACATAGACTTGAACGACCCTCGGCGCCGGCGCTCGCTGATGACTTTCATCGTCCTGATGTTTGTCTTTATCTTCGTTAGCGCATTCGGCAGCTACCGCGCATACGAGTTCACCGATTCAGTCGTATTCTGCGGCCAGCTCTGCCACGCGGTGATGAAACCCGAGTTCGTCGCCTATCAAGCTTCGCCACACGCGCGAGTCAAATGCGTGGAGTGTCACGTTGGCCCGGGCGCAGGCTGGTACGTGAAGTCAAAGATGTCGGGAGCGTATCAGCTCTATTCCGTCACGTTCAACAAATTTCCCAGGCCGATTCCAACCCCTGTGCACGACCTCAGACCCGCCCAGGACACGTGCGAGCAGTGTCACTGGCCCGAGAAGTTTTTTGGCGCGCAGTTGAAGATCTTCAACCGGTTTGGATATGACGAAAAGAACACGCTAAATCAAACTCGCATGCTGATAAACACGGGCGGTGGCGGCGCTTCCAGCGGAAGGGTCGAAGGTATTCACTGGCACATGAATATCGCGAATGAGATTACCTACATTTCGACCGACGACCAGAGGCAGACAATTCCGTGGGTAAGGGCGAAAGACCACGACGGCAACATAACGGAGTACAAGACGCCGGATTTTCAAATGTCAGCAGCGGAAATCGAAAGCGCCCAGAAGCGACGAGTCGATTGCGTCGATTGCCACAACCGGCCCGCTCACATTTATCTTCCGCCCGATCGCGCTGTTGACGAAGCTCTCGTCGGCGGGAGGCTCGATGCTTCACTTCCATTCTTGAAACAACAGGCGGTCGCCGCGTTAACAACAAACTACGAGACGACCAGTGAAGCTGTGAGCGGAATCGCCTCGAGCCTCGGTGACTACTATGCCCGCAATTACCCCGACGTTTATGCGAGCAAGCGCGATTCGGTTAATGGGGCAATCGAGGAGTTGCAGCGCATCTTTCAGACCTACTTTTTCCCCGAGATGAAGGTCGACTTCCGGACTCATCCGAACAACATCGGCCACTTCTACAACCTCGGTTGCTTCCGGTGCCACGACGGCAACCACGTCAGCGACGCGGGCAAGAAAATCAGGACGGATTGCAACATCTGCCACACCGTGCTTGATCAAACCCAGGGCGAGACGCATCTAGCCGTGCAAAAAGGGGCTTTTCAGCATCCTGTGGATGTTGGGCCGTTGTCGGGGTTCAAGTGCACCGACTGCCATGAAGGAGCCGGCGCCTTCAAGCATCCAGTCGATCTCGGTGATATCTCGCAATTCAAGTGCACTGATTGTCATTCGGGAACAAAGGCCGAAGGAAAAAAGATTCGGTAG
- a CDS encoding Hsp20/alpha crystallin family protein, which yields MQPGTAMAPIKSLRNLMTTDPFFMLQNRLSRLYEPFAEENFPLTTWVPACDIYETAKEIVVKAELPGLKKEDVFVSIENNVLTIHGERKFEEEVKRENFHRVERTYGEFLRSFTVPTFTDADKILAEFKDGLLMVTLPKREESKPKQIEVKVK from the coding sequence ATGCAACCAGGAACAGCGATGGCTCCAATAAAGAGCCTCCGAAATCTCATGACAACGGACCCCTTCTTCATGCTTCAGAACAGGTTGAGCCGTCTTTACGAGCCATTTGCGGAGGAGAACTTTCCGCTTACTACATGGGTCCCGGCATGCGACATCTATGAGACAGCCAAAGAGATCGTCGTCAAAGCCGAGCTCCCCGGTCTCAAGAAGGAAGACGTCTTCGTCAGCATCGAGAACAATGTGCTGACGATCCACGGCGAGCGAAAGTTTGAAGAGGAGGTCAAGCGCGAGAACTTCCATCGTGTGGAGCGCACCTACGGCGAGTTCCTTAGGAGCTTCACAGTGCCGACCTTCACCGACGCAGACAAGATCCTCGCAGAGTTCAAAGACGGCCTGCTTATGGTCACCTTGCCGAAGCGCGAGGAATCGAAACCGAAGCAGATCGAAGTCAAAGTCAAGTAG
- a CDS encoding cytochrome bc complex cytochrome b subunit: MNAETVRLWLDDRLGIGSIAAVARKKEIPVHRHSIWYYFGGMTLFLFSVQVVTGILLLLYYRPSAETAFESVQFIITEVKFGWLIRSVHSWSANLMIATLFIHMFSVYFMSAYRRPREMTWLSGVMLLLLAVAFGFSGYLLPWNKLAFFATKVGTEIAGVIPLVGRPMLRFLRGGDDVTGATLTRFFGFHVAVLPAITTVIIGTHLMLVQMHGMSVPPGLEGQNIKKMKFFPNFFLRDLIGWVLAIGALAALAALFPWELGEKADAFASAPAGIRPEWYFLFMFQTLKLIPPKILSFDGEVIGILAFAVGGLMLFIVPFLDKPGNPRRKRVFTVIGVIVVLYIVALTIIGYLD, translated from the coding sequence ATGAATGCAGAAACCGTGAGGCTTTGGCTCGATGATCGCTTGGGCATTGGCTCGATCGCCGCGGTGGCCCGCAAGAAGGAGATTCCGGTTCACCGCCATTCGATCTGGTACTACTTCGGCGGAATGACATTGTTTCTATTCAGCGTGCAAGTCGTCACCGGAATACTTCTTCTTTTGTACTATCGCCCCAGCGCGGAAACCGCCTTCGAGAGCGTCCAGTTCATCATCACAGAAGTGAAGTTCGGATGGTTGATCCGCTCGGTGCATAGCTGGTCGGCCAATCTGATGATCGCAACGCTCTTCATTCATATGTTCAGCGTTTATTTCATGAGTGCGTATCGCCGGCCGCGCGAGATGACATGGTTGAGCGGAGTGATGCTGTTGCTCCTCGCCGTCGCTTTTGGCTTCAGCGGGTATTTGCTTCCGTGGAACAAGCTCGCTTTCTTCGCCACGAAGGTCGGGACCGAGATTGCAGGAGTGATTCCCCTGGTCGGCAGGCCGATGCTTAGATTTCTTCGCGGCGGCGACGATGTCACCGGAGCCACGCTCACCCGGTTCTTCGGTTTTCATGTGGCGGTGCTGCCCGCGATCACGACCGTCATAATCGGCACCCACCTGATGCTCGTGCAAATGCATGGTATGAGCGTTCCGCCCGGCTTAGAGGGACAGAATATCAAGAAGATGAAGTTCTTCCCGAACTTTTTCCTTCGCGATTTGATTGGGTGGGTCCTGGCTATCGGCGCTCTTGCAGCGCTTGCCGCGCTGTTCCCGTGGGAACTCGGCGAGAAGGCCGATGCGTTTGCATCGGCTCCCGCGGGAATCAGACCGGAGTGGTACTTCCTGTTCATGTTTCAGACGTTGAAGTTGATTCCGCCTAAGATTCTTTCTTTTGACGGCGAAGTCATAGGCATCCTCGCGTTCGCGGTCGGGGGGTTGATGTTGTTTATCGTGCCGTTTCTGGATAAACCGGGGAACCCTCGCAGAAAACGCGTGTTTACGGTTATCGGAGTGATCGTCGTTCTCTACATCGTTGCGTTGACGATCATCGGTTACCTCGATTGA
- a CDS encoding ubiquinol-cytochrome c reductase iron-sulfur subunit codes for MELDNTGRRRFLNYLLGTGFGATLIAIFYPIIKFITPPQVIEATQNSVTAGKVSELALNSGTIFKFGNKPGLLIRSAAGELKAFSAVCTHLDCIVQYEPDKRQIWCACHNGQYNLSGQNVGGPPPRPLEEYVVNTRGEEIVVSKA; via the coding sequence ATGGAGCTAGATAATACCGGCAGGCGACGGTTTCTCAACTACCTTCTCGGAACCGGCTTCGGCGCCACGCTGATTGCGATCTTCTACCCGATTATCAAGTTCATAACACCGCCGCAGGTAATCGAAGCAACACAGAATTCCGTTACCGCGGGAAAGGTGAGCGAGCTGGCGCTCAATTCGGGAACGATATTCAAGTTCGGCAACAAGCCCGGCCTCTTGATTCGCTCGGCGGCGGGCGAGCTCAAAGCTTTTTCTGCTGTGTGTACTCACCTCGACTGCATAGTTCAGTATGAACCCGACAAGAGACAAATCTGGTGCGCCTGTCATAACGGGCAATACAACCTTAGTGGTCAGAATGTCGGCGGCCCCCCGCCTCGGCCGCTTGAAGAATACGTCGTGAATACCCGCGGCGAGGAGATTGTCGTTTCAAAGGCATGA
- a CDS encoding cytochrome c: MKILVKRLGLTAVTIAVLLALFLIQSQTPAMVSPTDDAAGLFKAKCAACHGSDASGNTKMGKTLKLRDLRSAAVQGQSDAQLFNIISKGKGKMPAYGKSLSQEQIHQLVAFIRGQKR; the protein is encoded by the coding sequence ATGAAGATTCTCGTCAAGCGACTAGGCCTCACGGCGGTCACGATTGCCGTGCTGCTTGCGCTGTTTTTGATCCAGAGCCAGACGCCAGCTATGGTCTCACCAACTGACGACGCCGCAGGGCTGTTCAAAGCAAAGTGCGCTGCGTGTCACGGCTCGGACGCGAGCGGTAACACTAAGATGGGAAAAACCCTTAAGCTTCGCGATCTGCGATCCGCTGCGGTGCAAGGCCAGTCGGATGCCCAACTATTCAATATCATCTCCAAGGGTAAAGGCAAAATGCCTGCTTACGGAAAAAGCTTGAGCCAGGAGCAGATTCACCAGCTTGTGGCCTTTATTCGCGGGCAGAAGCGCTGA
- a CDS encoding cytochrome b/b6 domain-containing protein: MKRSVSIGTVLLFIFFATYELTSRAHAHDQPAIASSALSFETTQASDARSAAKEKASGPALDCSACHGAGKALPYLGGALFHAGAHRAYDRGFHGRAIQNGKKAASCVDCHSIAGDMKTILPASDPRSTINRANLAKTCGSCHGDKSAMTGTGISNRPFISYQESVHARAVSRGNTKAAVCTDCHNSHDILPASDADSPIFKPNIPRTCGQCHSKIEAEYNQSVHGEAVARGVSRSPVCTDCHGIHSIKPHLDPATSKTSRSLATGSCSQCHEGVALSQEFGVAGGRVSSYQESYHGLASKLGSKFVANCASCHGVHNILPSSDSRSMINPANLISTCGQCHPGASENFVIGKLHLNVPASQDTSSASPDIGSTMTGWVRWVYLWLIGVVIGGMIVHNVLVWLRKALAKRRDPERSIPRMTGMQRFQHWVLLTSFIALVLTGFALKYPDSWIAPLLGGSEAFRRVCHRAAGMILLAVGLFHLGYLAFTREGRRGLIDLLPRKKDVTDFAQAVSYHVGARTSKPKFARFNYGEKLEYWGVVWGTTIMGLTGMMVWFKVEMFSFLPRWCIDVALSIHFYEAILATLVIVVWHFYNVIFDPDVYPLNWSLVDGRVSEEYYKEEHELDYDQIMSARREPQEKQDHTGEMK, from the coding sequence ATGAAGCGCTCTGTTTCGATCGGGACGGTGTTGCTGTTCATCTTCTTTGCGACCTATGAGCTCACAAGCAGGGCTCACGCGCACGATCAGCCTGCCATAGCTAGTTCGGCTCTGAGTTTCGAGACGACTCAAGCTTCCGATGCCAGATCGGCTGCGAAGGAAAAGGCCAGCGGTCCCGCGCTTGACTGCAGCGCCTGTCATGGAGCAGGAAAGGCTCTCCCTTATCTAGGGGGCGCCCTCTTTCATGCTGGCGCACATAGAGCTTACGATCGCGGTTTTCACGGGCGGGCGATTCAAAACGGGAAGAAAGCAGCTAGTTGTGTCGATTGCCATTCGATCGCCGGCGATATGAAAACAATCCTGCCGGCGAGCGACCCGAGATCCACAATCAATCGAGCCAACCTGGCCAAGACCTGCGGCTCCTGTCATGGTGACAAGTCCGCTATGACCGGGACCGGCATCAGCAATCGCCCGTTTATCTCGTATCAGGAGAGCGTTCACGCGCGCGCAGTTTCGCGAGGCAACACGAAAGCCGCGGTCTGCACCGACTGCCACAACAGCCACGACATATTGCCCGCGTCGGATGCCGATTCCCCCATCTTCAAGCCGAACATCCCGAGGACCTGCGGCCAGTGTCACTCAAAGATCGAGGCCGAATACAACCAGAGCGTTCACGGCGAAGCGGTAGCGCGTGGCGTTTCGCGCTCGCCGGTGTGCACTGACTGTCACGGCATTCACAGCATTAAGCCGCACCTCGATCCGGCCACCTCGAAGACTTCGCGATCGCTGGCCACTGGAAGCTGCTCGCAGTGCCACGAAGGGGTTGCGTTGTCGCAGGAGTTTGGCGTTGCCGGAGGACGCGTAAGCAGCTATCAAGAGAGCTATCATGGCCTTGCGTCAAAGCTGGGCTCCAAGTTTGTGGCTAATTGCGCAAGCTGTCACGGGGTCCACAACATCTTGCCGTCTTCCGATTCGCGCTCGATGATCAACCCCGCCAATCTCATCAGTACGTGCGGCCAGTGCCATCCGGGAGCGAGCGAAAACTTTGTTATCGGTAAACTCCATCTCAATGTTCCTGCGTCGCAGGACACTAGCTCGGCGTCGCCGGACATTGGCAGCACCATGACGGGCTGGGTGCGGTGGGTATATCTCTGGCTGATCGGTGTGGTCATCGGGGGAATGATCGTTCATAATGTGCTCGTCTGGCTCAGGAAGGCCCTTGCAAAACGCCGGGATCCCGAGCGCTCGATTCCCCGAATGACTGGTATGCAGCGCTTCCAGCATTGGGTCTTGCTCACAAGTTTCATTGCCCTCGTGCTGACAGGCTTCGCGCTCAAGTATCCGGATTCCTGGATCGCCCCTTTGTTGGGCGGCAGTGAAGCATTCAGGCGCGTCTGCCATCGCGCTGCCGGCATGATCTTGCTGGCAGTCGGGCTTTTTCACCTAGGCTACCTCGCCTTCACAAGAGAAGGCCGCAGAGGATTGATCGACTTGTTGCCGCGTAAGAAGGACGTCACGGATTTTGCGCAGGCCGTGTCCTACCATGTTGGCGCGAGAACGTCTAAGCCGAAGTTCGCCAGGTTCAACTACGGCGAGAAGTTAGAGTATTGGGGCGTAGTGTGGGGCACGACTATCATGGGCCTCACAGGAATGATGGTGTGGTTCAAAGTTGAAATGTTCAGCTTCCTGCCGAGATGGTGCATAGACGTTGCGCTGTCAATCCACTTCTATGAAGCAATTCTTGCAACTTTGGTCATCGTGGTCTGGCACTTCTACAATGTGATCTTTGATCCGGACGTGTACCCCCTCAACTGGTCACTGGTAGACGGCCGCGTTTCAGAAGAGTATTACAAGGAAGAGCACGAACTCGACTATGACCAGATCATGTCTGCTAGGCGAGAGCCGCAAGAGAAGCAGGATCACACTGGAGAGATGAAATGA
- a CDS encoding cytochrome c3 family protein: MKPKSIAATNAKNRFRAFKLAPLIALLMFATVSAQKKDSCVECHSQMEGALSEAVRLSKGDVHDARGLSCVDCHRGDATKDDMAAAMDRRKGFIGKPKPADLPAFCGRCHSNADFIKTFNPGLRVDQEREYSTSVHGKLLKGGDQKVATCVSCHGSHGVRAINDPLSKVFSLNVAETCGSCHANGEYMKSYNIPHDQFDKYKTSVHAKALYDKQDLSAPTCNDCHGNHGAAPPGLASVANVCGQCHVRQASLFKSNPHKTVFALMQVGECIQCHSNHGIMPPNDEMLGVGDQSACTQCHGQGDSGYAAAEKMKARMDEMSASISRSNDILNRAERAGMEVSKAKFELTEAKDALTQARVMVHTFSTDELDKVINPGLDISNKGYNAGGAALAELSFRRKGLAASLFFILFFAALIYLKVREVEKRQALQKQS, from the coding sequence ATGAAGCCAAAGAGTATCGCGGCCACGAACGCAAAAAATCGCTTTCGCGCTTTCAAGCTGGCTCCGCTGATCGCGCTTCTTATGTTCGCCACCGTTTCCGCGCAGAAGAAAGACTCTTGCGTCGAATGCCATTCACAAATGGAAGGCGCGCTATCTGAAGCTGTGCGTTTGTCAAAAGGCGACGTGCATGATGCTCGTGGTCTGTCATGCGTCGATTGTCATCGTGGTGATGCGACTAAAGATGATATGGCTGCGGCCATGGATCGACGGAAGGGCTTCATAGGGAAGCCAAAACCAGCAGACCTGCCGGCATTCTGCGGAAGGTGTCACAGCAACGCTGATTTCATCAAGACGTTCAATCCGGGACTGCGAGTAGATCAGGAACGCGAATATTCCACCAGCGTTCACGGCAAACTGCTTAAGGGTGGAGATCAGAAGGTCGCCACCTGTGTAAGCTGTCACGGCAGTCACGGTGTTCGAGCGATCAATGACCCGCTTTCGAAAGTTTTCTCTCTTAACGTGGCCGAGACCTGCGGCTCGTGTCACGCGAACGGCGAGTACATGAAGAGCTACAACATTCCGCACGATCAGTTCGACAAGTACAAAACAAGCGTCCACGCGAAGGCTTTGTACGACAAGCAGGATCTCTCTGCGCCGACTTGCAATGATTGTCACGGCAATCACGGAGCTGCCCCCCCGGGCCTTGCGTCCGTAGCCAACGTTTGCGGGCAGTGCCATGTGCGTCAAGCCAGTCTGTTCAAGTCGAATCCTCACAAGACCGTGTTCGCACTCATGCAAGTTGGGGAGTGCATTCAGTGTCACAGCAATCACGGAATAATGCCTCCGAACGATGAAATGCTCGGCGTCGGGGACCAATCCGCATGCACTCAATGCCACGGTCAGGGTGACAGCGGATATGCAGCAGCCGAAAAAATGAAAGCGAGAATGGATGAGATGTCGGCGAGCATAAGCAGATCCAACGACATCCTCAACCGCGCCGAAAGAGCGGGCATGGAAGTCAGCAAAGCCAAGTTTGAATTGACTGAGGCGAAGGACGCGCTAACTCAAGCGAGAGTTATGGTGCACACATTCTCGACCGACGAACTGGATAAGGTCATAAATCCCGGGCTCGATATTTCAAACAAAGGCTACAACGCTGGCGGAGCCGCCCTGGCCGAGCTGAGTTTCAGACGAAAGGGACTCGCCGCATCGCTATTCTTCATTCTCTTTTTCGCTGCTTTGATCTATCTGAAAGTGAGAGAGGTCGAGAAGAGACAAGCTCTTCAGAAACAATCGTGA
- the hemN gene encoding oxygen-independent coproporphyrinogen III oxidase, whose protein sequence is MSTNNTLEVVIDGQPVAVSAKLLEKYNQPGPRYTSYPTAPEWDDTFGPAQLREAFREANAKPHPAPASLYFHIPFCESLCLYCGCNVVINKRHEVASPYLTHLKREIDIVSAEVDRTRKVEQLHWGGGTPTYLSPEQIEDLYAYIEERFSLSPSAEVSIEVDPRVTTEEHCRALRRSGFNRISMGIQDFDPLVQKTIHRVQPFEDTRRLYDYCREIGFESINVDLIYGLPHQTAESFSDTVDKIITMNPDRIAVFSYAHVPWMKKQQGSFAQFLPEGFEKFRIFTNAIRKLTDFGYRYIGLDHFARPDDEICRAQDNRTLHRNFQGYTTKAGCDLYAMGVSSISGLEDAYAQNRRDLPSYYSSIDAGQLPAMRGLRVSNEDKLRRSVINRILCHTVIVKSEIERDFGIDFDEHFARELERLRDLERDELVRLDNGRVEVAPLGRIFIRNIAMVFDAYLNKPETARSQVFSKTL, encoded by the coding sequence ATGAGCACGAACAACACCCTGGAAGTGGTAATCGACGGGCAGCCGGTCGCAGTGTCAGCCAAACTGCTGGAAAAGTACAACCAGCCGGGTCCGCGCTACACAAGCTACCCGACCGCGCCCGAATGGGACGACACCTTTGGCCCGGCACAACTGCGCGAGGCTTTTCGCGAAGCCAACGCCAAGCCTCACCCTGCACCCGCATCTCTCTATTTTCATATCCCCTTTTGCGAGTCGCTGTGCCTCTACTGCGGCTGCAATGTCGTCATCAACAAACGGCACGAGGTAGCTTCTCCATACCTGACTCATCTCAAACGCGAAATCGATATCGTCAGCGCTGAGGTGGATCGAACTCGCAAGGTTGAACAGCTTCACTGGGGCGGAGGCACGCCCACTTATCTCTCTCCAGAGCAGATCGAAGATCTTTACGCGTATATCGAAGAGCGGTTTTCTTTATCGCCCAGTGCTGAAGTCAGCATCGAAGTCGATCCGCGAGTGACAACCGAGGAGCACTGCCGCGCGCTGCGCCGGTCGGGCTTTAATCGCATCAGCATGGGCATTCAGGATTTCGATCCTCTGGTGCAGAAGACCATTCATCGAGTGCAGCCCTTCGAAGACACGCGTCGCTTGTACGACTACTGTCGCGAGATTGGCTTCGAAAGCATCAACGTCGATTTGATCTACGGACTGCCGCATCAGACGGCTGAAAGCTTCAGCGATACCGTCGACAAGATCATCACCATGAACCCGGATCGCATAGCGGTCTTCAGCTATGCTCACGTTCCGTGGATGAAGAAACAGCAGGGCAGCTTCGCGCAATTCCTGCCTGAGGGCTTCGAGAAGTTCCGCATCTTCACCAATGCGATCAGGAAGCTCACGGACTTTGGGTATCGCTACATCGGTCTGGACCACTTCGCGCGGCCAGACGACGAGATATGCCGCGCCCAGGACAATCGAACTCTTCATCGAAACTTCCAAGGCTATACGACAAAGGCAGGCTGTGATTTATACGCGATGGGGGTTAGCTCAATCAGCGGCCTTGAAGACGCGTACGCGCAGAACAGGCGCGATCTGCCGAGCTACTATTCATCCATCGACGCCGGTCAGTTGCCCGCCATGCGAGGCTTACGCGTGAGCAATGAAGACAAGTTGCGACGCTCGGTCATCAACCGCATCCTGTGTCACACGGTAATAGTGAAGTCGGAAATCGAGCGCGATTTTGGAATTGACTTTGATGAGCACTTCGCTCGCGAGCTGGAGCGTCTGCGCGATCTGGAACGTGACGAATTGGTGCGGCTCGACAACGGCCGTGTCGAGGTAGCGCCACTCGGGCGGATATTCATTCGGAATATAGCGATGGTTTTCGACGCGTATCTCAACAAACCCGAGACTGCGCGGAGCCAGGTGTTCTCGAAAACGTTATAG
- a CDS encoding cytochrome c, with product MLLAIRKSMKLAATLLAFLVFAVPVLMWTPALAQGEAVDATYKAKCAMCHGVNAEKAFDATKTDEVLLDAVLKGIKPKMPSYDQKLSPDQAKSLVAYMKSLKK from the coding sequence ATGCTATTAGCAATTCGTAAATCGATGAAACTTGCCGCGACCCTACTTGCGTTTCTGGTCTTCGCCGTACCCGTTCTGATGTGGACGCCCGCACTAGCGCAAGGCGAAGCAGTCGACGCGACCTACAAAGCCAAGTGTGCGATGTGCCATGGGGTCAATGCCGAGAAGGCGTTCGATGCCACGAAGACTGACGAGGTACTGCTAGATGCCGTGCTGAAAGGCATCAAACCGAAGATGCCGAGCTACGATCAGAAACTCAGCCCCGATCAGGCTAAGAGTCTTGTAGCGTACATGAAATCGCTTAAGAAGTGA
- a CDS encoding c-type cytochrome, with product MRISISAMKKVVAATATVSTLALMILFQTSSQAMISPAADGASVFKAKCAMCHAADGSGSTTAGKSMKARDLRSAEVQGQTDEQLYGIVASGKGKMPAYEKTLGADSCKALVAYIRTLKQ from the coding sequence ATGAGAATTTCGATATCGGCAATGAAAAAGGTCGTCGCCGCAACGGCGACGGTTTCGACACTGGCACTGATGATTCTGTTCCAGACCAGTTCGCAAGCGATGATTTCACCTGCTGCAGACGGAGCAAGCGTGTTCAAAGCGAAATGCGCGATGTGCCACGCCGCTGACGGGAGCGGGAGCACCACGGCCGGCAAAAGCATGAAGGCGCGCGACCTTCGCTCAGCAGAAGTCCAGGGCCAAACCGATGAGCAGCTCTACGGCATCGTCGCTTCGGGAAAGGGCAAGATGCCCGCTTATGAGAAAACGCTCGGGGCAGATTCATGCAAGGCTCTTGTCGCCTATATCCGCACACTCAAACAGTGA
- a CDS encoding DmsE family decaheme c-type cytochrome has protein sequence MSPVKLLKTALVACCAALGLLYTASSSLSSPVDPGGQKKAQPTSSAKSSPEDFVGSETCKACHEEQFNSFSHTAHAKLSKAGWKTEKQGCESCHGPGKAHVEGGGDKTKIRTFANESPKQMSEACLQCHAGKEEHNNYKRGEHWRNDVACTDCHSPHFSTRLAATLAGAPQGKSDAPSSLIPVGPFSAHSNDLAPPKMLLKNEPQLCMTCHNETKAQFTQPFHHRVLEGAMKCSDCHNPHGGFELKQARLNTGADAACMKCHADKQGPFVFEHAPAKVEGCAICHTPHGSSNPKMLKRTNVNQLCLECHSNVALKVGEIDTPGIPTFHNQSTVRYQNCTTCHMKIHGSNNSPVFFR, from the coding sequence ATGAGCCCGGTAAAACTATTAAAGACGGCGTTGGTTGCTTGCTGCGCTGCGTTGGGATTGTTGTATACGGCATCGAGTTCGCTGTCGAGTCCCGTCGATCCCGGCGGTCAGAAGAAGGCCCAACCCACTTCGTCGGCCAAGAGTTCGCCCGAAGACTTTGTCGGAAGCGAGACCTGCAAGGCCTGCCACGAAGAACAATTCAACAGCTTCTCCCATACGGCGCACGCCAAGCTTTCAAAGGCCGGCTGGAAGACGGAGAAGCAAGGCTGCGAATCGTGCCACGGCCCCGGCAAGGCACACGTTGAAGGCGGTGGAGATAAGACCAAGATTCGGACCTTCGCCAATGAATCGCCGAAGCAAATGTCCGAAGCCTGCCTGCAGTGCCACGCCGGCAAGGAAGAGCACAACAACTACAAGCGGGGTGAGCACTGGCGCAACGACGTAGCATGCACCGACTGCCACTCACCGCACTTCTCCACCAGGCTCGCCGCGACGCTGGCGGGCGCGCCTCAAGGAAAGTCTGACGCGCCCTCTTCCCTGATCCCGGTAGGTCCCTTCTCGGCGCACTCGAATGACCTGGCGCCTCCAAAGATGCTTCTCAAGAACGAGCCGCAACTGTGCATGACTTGCCATAACGAAACGAAGGCCCAGTTCACGCAGCCGTTTCACCACAGGGTTCTTGAAGGCGCGATGAAGTGCAGCGATTGCCACAACCCGCACGGCGGATTCGAATTGAAACAGGCAAGGCTCAACACTGGCGCGGATGCCGCGTGCATGAAGTGCCACGCAGACAAGCAAGGCCCCTTCGTATTCGAGCACGCGCCCGCGAAAGTTGAAGGCTGTGCTATTTGCCACACGCCTCACGGATCAAGCAATCCGAAGATGCTCAAGCGCACTAACGTGAATCAGCTCTGTCTGGAATGCCACAGCAACGTGGCGTTGAAAGTCGGTGAGATTGATACGCCTGGCATCCCAACTTTCCATAATCAGTCGACCGTGCGCTATCAGAACTGCACCACGTGTCATATGAAGATTCACGGCTCGAACAATAGTCCGGTTTTCTTCCGGTGA